Below is a genomic region from Trichoderma asperellum chromosome 2, complete sequence.
GTGGGCTCTGGCTGGATCCGCTGGGCCGCTAATTGGAGGGGCTTTTACGCAGTTCAAGACCTGGCGGTGGTGTTTCTGGATAAACCTTCCGATCTCTGCGATTGCATTCGTGCTGTTGCTTCTGTTGGATGTCCACAACCCGCGCACAAAACTGGGCGAAGGCATGAGAGTCATTGACTGGTTAGGGACATTCTCCATCCTGGCaataactcttttacttcttatTGGGCTGGATTTCGGCGGCGCTATATTCCCCTGGAGCAGCCCAAAAGTTATTTGTTTGGTTGTATTCGGAATCCTGATGATCGGTTTCTTCGTGTTTAGCGAACAACGTTTGGCTAAATATCCCCTAATGCCTCTGGCCATGTTTAGAAACTGGTCAAATAATGCTATTTTCCTTGTTGTGTTTTCACATGGCATGGTACTCGTTGGCATCGAATATTACATGCCACTATACTTCCAAGGAGTGCGGCAAACCTCGCCTTTCGGGGCTGGTGTTTTACTATTACCGCTGATAGTAACACAAGCTGTCATAGAAACAATCTCTGGCGTTTTGATCGATCGCACAGGACGCTACAGGGAGATCACATGGGCCGGTATGACACTTATGACGATAGGGACAGGGCTGTACATTACTCTTGGGTCCAGCACACCGGTAGCCAAAGTGGTCGGGTTGCAAATCTTTGGCGGTCTGGGACCTGCCCTTCTCTTCCAAGGGCCCATAATTGCGATTCAGAGCACTGTTAGCCAGGCCGATACTGCGGCAGCCACAGCGTCCCTGGGCTTCATCCGCAATCTTGCCATGGCACTATCCATTGTGGTGGGTGGTGTGGTATTCCAAAACAGTATGGATAGCCGCCAATCatcccttgctgctgctg
It encodes:
- a CDS encoding uncharacterized protein (EggNog:ENOG41~TransMembrane:14 (i49-74o86-106i118-136o142-163i175-195o207-227i239-259o271-290i311-332o344-368i377-395o407-426i438-461o520-538i)) codes for the protein MDIITVSEPQVTVAVSSAEPFAMEVPFSDRPVEPLNLIDRPKVRTTLRLYAILSALYLSLFIAALDQTIIAISIPTICADLRSASGYVWVGGAYLVANAAAGPIWAKCSDIWGRKPMLLIAVGIFAAASIVAALSVNMPMLIAARALQGTAGGGLMQLVTITISDLFSVRKRSLYLGYAGFVWALAGSAGPLIGGAFTQFKTWRWCFWINLPISAIAFVLLLLLDVHNPRTKLGEGMRVIDWLGTFSILAITLLLLIGLDFGGAIFPWSSPKVICLVVFGILMIGFFVFSEQRLAKYPLMPLAMFRNWSNNAIFLVVFSHGMVLVGIEYYMPLYFQGVRQTSPFGAGVLLLPLIVTQAVIETISGVLIDRTGRYREITWAGMTLMTIGTGLYITLGSSTPVAKVVGLQIFGGLGPALLFQGPIIAIQSTVSQADTAAATASLGFIRNLAMALSIVVGGVVFQNSMDSRQSSLAAAGLSQSLMEALSGSMAAANVGITRTIQDPSQRQVVLEAFAFSVRNLFILYACVAAIGLMSSVFIKHRVLKTEHTETKTGIN
- a CDS encoding uncharacterized protein (TransMembrane:11 (n2-12c17/18o27-47i59-79o91-111i123-143o155-174i195-216o228-252i261-279o291-310i322-345o404-422i)~EggNog:ENOG41); its protein translation is MLLIAVGIFAAASIVAALSVNMPMLIAARALQGTAGGGLMQLVTITISDLFSVRKRSLYLGYAGFVWALAGSAGPLIGGAFTQFKTWRWCFWINLPISAIAFVLLLLLDVHNPRTKLGEGMRVIDWLGTFSILAITLLLLIGLDFGGAIFPWSSPKVICLVVFGILMIGFFVFSEQRLAKYPLMPLAMFRNWSNNAIFLVVFSHGMVLVGIEYYMPLYFQGVRQTSPFGAGVLLLPLIVTQAVIETISGVLIDRTGRYREITWAGMTLMTIGTGLYITLGSSTPVAKVVGLQIFGGLGPALLFQGPIIAIQSTVSQADTAAATASLGFIRNLAMALSIVVGGVVFQNSMDSRQSSLAAAGLSQSLMEALSGSMAAANVGITRTIQDPSQRQVVLEAFAFSVRNLFILYACVAAIGLMSSVFIKHRVLKTEHTETKTGIN